Proteins encoded by one window of Tunturibacter psychrotolerans:
- a CDS encoding RcnB family protein, protein MRLFRKALAFSTLAATLSAGLAFAEDHYVRHDEWKKGAQIRHEDWNRGDKVDYRHYHLQEPPRGYEWRRVDGNYVLAAAATGVIATAIVASTVH, encoded by the coding sequence ATGAGACTATTCCGCAAAGCTTTAGCCTTCTCAACTTTGGCCGCAACTCTTAGTGCCGGCCTCGCATTCGCTGAAGATCACTATGTTCGTCATGACGAATGGAAGAAGGGTGCTCAGATTCGTCACGAAGATTGGAACCGAGGCGACAAAGTCGACTATCGTCACTACCATCTGCAGGAACCACCGCGTGGCTACGAGTGGCGCCGGGTGGATGGAAATTACGTTCTTGCCGCAGCAGCTACAGGCGTGATCGCCACTGCGATCGTGGCTTCGACAGTCCACTAG
- a CDS encoding DUF5666 domain-containing protein yields MQLPLTTSLVVSGSAMGILLNLNVPQATTYTPYFDGSSALAPDGGQTSFKPVFSLSAVSLAANPSTLQDGKVEDVHGQVTVSSRNALTIETDSGSSLSFNTSSSTVFAGANSTATPPVGSFVDVDAALQTDGSMLATHVQTEGTGPQYDMVGQIVEGSVQSYFFSSGREQQVQIFQTELDFMTTTFKSIRLRSSRSRGPTAPHRPGFRSHRLSMHNPSFLGKYRYANPSAANSWEYRSCNQRCYT; encoded by the coding sequence GTGCAACTTCCTTTAACCACTTCATTAGTGGTCAGTGGCAGCGCAATGGGCATATTGCTCAATCTGAATGTTCCGCAAGCGACAACATACACTCCGTATTTCGACGGTTCGTCTGCTTTGGCTCCAGACGGGGGCCAGACTTCCTTCAAACCTGTCTTCTCACTTTCAGCAGTATCGCTCGCTGCCAATCCCAGCACACTGCAAGACGGCAAAGTGGAAGATGTACACGGTCAAGTCACCGTCAGCTCCCGCAACGCTCTTACGATCGAAACTGACAGCGGTAGTTCCCTTAGCTTTAACACATCGTCTTCAACAGTCTTTGCAGGTGCAAATAGTACCGCAACGCCGCCGGTTGGTAGCTTCGTGGATGTGGACGCAGCGCTTCAAACGGACGGGTCCATGCTTGCTACCCATGTACAGACCGAAGGGACCGGTCCGCAGTACGACATGGTCGGCCAGATTGTCGAAGGCTCGGTGCAGAGCTACTTTTTCAGTTCCGGCCGTGAGCAACAGGTCCAAATCTTCCAAACGGAACTGGATTTTATGACAACAACGTTCAAATCAATCCGTCTGCGCAGTTCGAGATCTCGTGGCCCAACGGCACCGCACCGGCCGGGCTTCCGTTCACACCGACTCTCAATGCACAATCCATCCTTCCTGGGCAAATATCGCTACGCCAATCCAAGCGCTGCAAACAGTTGGGAATATCGTTCCTGTAACCAGCGTTGTTACACTTGA
- the recA gene encoding recombinase RecA, giving the protein MADDRSKAIELALSGLEKQFGKGSIMRLGSKDVVPISVISTGSISFDAALGVGGVPRGRVIEIFGPESSGKTTITLQIIAEAQKSGGLAAFVDAEHALDPAYAAKLGVDIDNLLVSQPDYGEQALEIVEALVRSNAIDVLVVDSVAALVPKAELDGEMGDSHMGLQARLMSQALRKLTGTVSKSRTCLIFINQIREKIGVMFGNPETTTGGKALKFYSSVRIDIRRIGAVKDGDSVVGSRTKVKIVKNKVAAPFRDAEFDILYGEGISREGDVLDLAVLHNIVDKSGAWYSYQGERIGQGRENVRGFLKDNKDVFARVDSELRKKLGISGVASADVPPVPADGPVQAKEAVRAKK; this is encoded by the coding sequence GTGGCAGATGACCGCAGCAAGGCAATAGAACTGGCCCTTTCCGGGCTGGAAAAGCAGTTTGGCAAAGGTTCCATCATGCGGCTCGGCTCGAAAGACGTCGTGCCGATCTCGGTCATCTCTACCGGTTCCATCTCCTTCGACGCAGCCCTCGGCGTAGGCGGCGTCCCACGTGGACGCGTTATCGAAATCTTCGGCCCTGAGTCCTCGGGCAAAACCACGATCACCCTCCAGATCATTGCCGAGGCCCAGAAGTCCGGCGGCCTCGCAGCCTTCGTCGATGCCGAACACGCGCTCGACCCCGCGTACGCCGCAAAGCTTGGCGTAGACATCGACAATCTCCTCGTCAGCCAGCCTGACTACGGCGAACAAGCCCTTGAAATCGTCGAGGCCCTCGTCCGTTCGAATGCCATCGACGTTCTCGTAGTCGACTCCGTCGCAGCCCTCGTCCCCAAGGCCGAACTCGACGGCGAGATGGGCGACTCCCACATGGGGCTACAGGCACGTTTGATGAGTCAGGCACTTCGGAAGCTCACCGGAACCGTCTCCAAGTCTCGTACCTGCCTCATCTTCATCAACCAGATTCGCGAGAAGATTGGCGTCATGTTCGGCAACCCCGAAACCACAACCGGCGGCAAGGCCCTCAAGTTCTACTCGTCCGTCCGTATCGACATTCGCCGCATTGGCGCAGTCAAGGATGGCGATTCGGTCGTCGGCTCCCGCACCAAGGTCAAGATCGTCAAGAACAAGGTCGCCGCACCCTTCCGCGACGCCGAGTTCGACATTCTCTATGGCGAAGGCATCTCCCGCGAGGGTGACGTCCTCGACCTCGCCGTCCTCCACAACATCGTCGACAAGAGCGGAGCCTGGTACAGCTATCAGGGCGAGCGCATCGGCCAGGGCCGTGAAAACGTCCGCGGCTTCCTCAAGGACAACAAGGACGTATTCGCCCGCGTCGACTCGGAACTCCGCAAGAAGCTCGGCATCTCCGGCGTAGCCTCTGCCGATGTTCCCCCGGTCCCTGCCGACGGTCCCGTTCAGGCCAAGGAAGCCGTTCGCGCCAAGAAGTAA
- a CDS encoding Spy/CpxP family protein refolding chaperone produces the protein MRLKPVLSIVLFATLSATFLPAQPTPGGPPQPGGGMGRGGWGGGEGMRGGLRIGPPGIWWHNADLIQKLALTPDQQKKMDDILQQSKLQLIDLRANVEKQEVLMEPMLAANPPDTNKILAQIDQAAQARAELEKANAKMLLGIRNVLTPDQWTKLQAEQREHRRTRMGGGSNGPGGQGGQGAPPPGGPGGGEGME, from the coding sequence ATGCGCTTGAAACCTGTACTTTCGATTGTTTTATTCGCGACTCTTTCTGCTACTTTCTTGCCGGCGCAACCCACCCCAGGAGGTCCTCCGCAGCCGGGCGGCGGGATGGGCCGCGGCGGATGGGGAGGAGGCGAGGGGATGCGTGGCGGCCTTCGCATCGGACCTCCGGGAATCTGGTGGCATAACGCTGACCTGATCCAGAAGCTTGCCCTGACGCCGGACCAGCAGAAGAAGATGGATGACATCCTGCAGCAGAGCAAGCTGCAGTTGATCGACCTGCGGGCCAACGTAGAGAAGCAGGAGGTTCTGATGGAGCCGATGCTGGCGGCGAACCCTCCGGATACAAACAAGATCCTGGCGCAGATCGACCAGGCGGCTCAGGCTCGTGCGGAGCTTGAAAAGGCCAACGCCAAGATGCTGCTGGGCATTCGCAATGTGCTGACGCCCGACCAGTGGACCAAGCTGCAGGCCGAGCAGCGCGAACATCGCCGCACGAGGATGGGGGGCGGCAGTAACGGTCCCGGTGGTCAGGGTGGTCAGGGTGCGCCCCCTCCAGGTGGTCCGGGTGGCGGCGAAGGGATGGAGTAG
- a CDS encoding RNA polymerase sigma factor: protein MPSQALSSDSLSTDRQTLVAQRAPATPLDDMDSIVATYEQRIFRFHLVSIRDRDVAQTLTQDTFVRAWSARNSFRGDCSISTWLMRIALNLVRDHTRTDRFRFWKRVSDTAIDVSDIASHVPHRDSSLESRLIASEQMALVWESVAQLSERQRSIFLLRFLEELELSEIASITGLPISTVKTHLYRALATIRARHNATLKDSL from the coding sequence ATGCCATCACAAGCTCTCAGTTCCGATAGTCTCTCCACCGACCGGCAGACGCTCGTCGCACAACGAGCACCGGCTACTCCGCTCGACGATATGGATTCGATCGTCGCTACCTATGAACAAAGAATCTTCAGGTTCCATCTAGTCTCGATCAGGGATCGCGATGTAGCGCAGACGCTAACCCAGGACACGTTTGTCCGGGCCTGGTCAGCTCGCAACAGCTTCCGCGGCGATTGTTCGATATCGACCTGGTTGATGCGGATCGCGTTGAACTTGGTACGCGATCACACTCGGACCGACCGTTTCCGCTTCTGGAAGCGGGTTTCGGATACAGCCATCGATGTGTCCGACATCGCGTCGCACGTTCCACATCGCGATAGTTCGCTTGAGTCGCGCCTGATCGCAAGCGAGCAGATGGCCCTAGTGTGGGAGAGTGTTGCGCAGCTCTCGGAGCGTCAGAGAAGCATCTTCCTTCTCCGTTTTCTGGAGGAGCTTGAACTCTCCGAGATCGCCAGCATCACCGGTTTGCCTATCAGCACCGTCAAGACACACCTTTACCGCGCCCTCGCGACGATTCGGGCTCGCCATAACGCTACTCTCAAGGACTCTCTATGA
- the coaD gene encoding pantetheine-phosphate adenylyltransferase has protein sequence MHTVKAIYPGTFDPLTNGHLDLIARGSKIVDHLVVAILRNSEKGTPLFTVPEREEMITEATRSFGNVSVTTFNGLLVDFARQQGAKAVLRGIRAISDYEYEFQMAMMNRKLDPELETLFMMPAEKYTYVSSRLIKGVFQLGGDVTALVPPLVVERLKAKVPNLL, from the coding sequence ATGCATACAGTGAAAGCGATTTACCCCGGAACCTTCGATCCATTGACCAACGGGCACCTCGACCTGATCGCCCGAGGATCGAAGATTGTGGATCATTTAGTGGTCGCGATCCTTCGCAACTCCGAAAAAGGGACGCCTCTGTTCACGGTTCCCGAGCGCGAAGAGATGATCACTGAGGCGACTCGCAGTTTTGGCAACGTCTCAGTCACGACATTCAACGGTCTTCTGGTCGACTTCGCCCGACAACAGGGTGCGAAAGCAGTCCTTCGAGGCATTCGAGCCATCAGTGACTACGAATACGAGTTTCAGATGGCGATGATGAACCGGAAGCTCGATCCTGAGCTCGAAACGCTCTTCATGATGCCAGCCGAAAAGTACACTTACGTCAGTTCGAGGCTGATAAAGGGCGTCTTCCAGCTCGGTGGCGACGTTACGGCGCTTGTGCCGCCCCTGGTCGTCGAGCGTCTGAAAGCGAAGGTCCCAAATCTGCTCTAA